One Actinosynnema pretiosum DNA segment encodes these proteins:
- a CDS encoding FAD/NAD(P)-binding protein, with product MSAPTARAAATTTRLAIVGGGPSCTYAMERLAASALAYEGPLDLEVHVFDRTGRFGDGEVHSAEQPEVSFLNRIVGQVAFAADETVLEAGALLPEPLRPTLLQWCERKFGETGDPVFDLAAQDWPKRYVHGLALRDSFARYAELLRGREGVSVLLHRAEVVDIADAGPALEVLTADGGALTADHVLVVTGHSANDPARNERTRAWAEHARAGGARFVPSAYPLPQGLSEGAVTPEDVVGCAGMGLTTLDVILYLTESRGGTFREGPDGRLEYVRSGREPRSIACFAGSGLFTFARPFNAKEVDLPRYEHRGRFLTEDAVDRLRASSGVPVDIGGRPQRQLDFERHVLPLVLLEMAHLHSATLLGAEVGDHLARAAEPAHRAFLAGADLDPSAPLQEAFTEVARVLDDVLEGRTALADAPADGWSAATALRRHLTVVLGRDDAEAVLDLAASPALLAAEVAGRRSPQRHPLLVADNRFSWEEAIRPVPRERWTSERSYRDALVEFMERDHLWAAQDNLTNPAKAAADGVWRDLRPVLGRAVDFGGLDPASHRRFLDVHMRHHNRLANGAALEVMDKVLALVRDGLVDVSVGPDARVGPAEGGWLVTGPHTGAARRVDVLVDAKVHAFDPTADVLPLYPNLLRRGLVRQWANPGDGSAPPFHPGGLDLTEDFHPVTDGGADTRLTFLGPPSEGVQFFQLGALRPQQNHHVMRDVLAWLRPFWAQAKAKAKARASAPSAR from the coding sequence GTGAGCGCCCCGACCGCCCGCGCGGCGGCGACCACGACCCGGCTGGCCATCGTCGGCGGCGGCCCGAGCTGCACCTACGCCATGGAGCGCCTGGCCGCGTCCGCGCTGGCCTACGAGGGGCCGCTGGACCTGGAGGTGCACGTCTTCGACCGCACCGGCCGGTTCGGCGACGGCGAGGTGCACAGCGCCGAGCAGCCCGAGGTCAGCTTCCTCAACCGGATCGTCGGGCAGGTGGCGTTCGCCGCCGACGAGACCGTGCTGGAGGCGGGCGCCCTGCTGCCCGAGCCGCTGCGCCCCACCCTGCTGCAGTGGTGCGAGCGCAAGTTCGGCGAGACCGGCGACCCGGTGTTCGACCTGGCCGCCCAGGACTGGCCCAAGCGGTACGTGCACGGCCTGGCCCTGCGCGACTCGTTCGCCCGCTACGCGGAGCTGCTGCGTGGCCGCGAGGGCGTCTCGGTGCTCCTGCACCGGGCCGAGGTCGTCGACATCGCCGACGCGGGCCCGGCGCTGGAGGTGCTCACCGCCGACGGCGGGGCGCTGACCGCCGACCACGTGCTCGTGGTGACCGGCCACTCCGCCAACGACCCCGCCCGCAACGAGCGCACCCGCGCCTGGGCCGAGCACGCCCGCGCCGGAGGGGCCCGGTTCGTGCCCAGCGCCTACCCGCTGCCGCAGGGCCTGTCGGAGGGCGCGGTCACGCCCGAGGACGTCGTCGGCTGCGCGGGCATGGGCCTGACCACCCTCGACGTCATCCTCTACCTCACCGAGAGCCGGGGCGGGACCTTCCGCGAGGGCCCCGACGGGCGGCTGGAGTACGTCCGCTCCGGCCGCGAGCCCCGCTCGATCGCCTGCTTCGCCGGGTCCGGCCTGTTCACCTTCGCCCGCCCGTTCAACGCCAAGGAGGTGGACCTGCCCCGTTACGAGCACCGCGGCCGGTTCCTCACCGAGGACGCGGTCGACCGGCTCCGCGCCTCCTCGGGCGTGCCCGTCGACATCGGCGGGCGCCCGCAGCGCCAGCTCGACTTCGAGCGGCACGTGCTGCCCCTGGTGCTGCTGGAGATGGCGCACCTGCACTCCGCGACGCTGCTCGGCGCCGAGGTCGGCGACCACCTGGCCCGCGCCGCCGAACCGGCCCACCGGGCGTTCCTGGCGGGCGCGGACCTCGACCCGTCCGCGCCGCTGCAGGAGGCGTTCACCGAGGTCGCGCGCGTGCTGGACGACGTCCTGGAAGGCCGGACCGCGCTGGCCGACGCGCCCGCCGACGGCTGGTCCGCGGCGACCGCGCTGCGCAGGCACCTGACCGTCGTGCTCGGCCGGGACGACGCCGAGGCCGTGCTCGACCTGGCCGCGTCCCCCGCGCTGCTGGCCGCCGAGGTCGCGGGACGGCGCTCCCCGCAGCGGCACCCGCTCCTCGTGGCGGACAACCGGTTCTCCTGGGAGGAGGCGATCCGCCCGGTGCCCCGCGAGCGGTGGACCTCCGAGCGGTCCTACCGGGACGCGCTGGTGGAGTTCATGGAGCGGGACCACCTGTGGGCCGCGCAGGACAACCTCACCAACCCGGCCAAGGCGGCGGCCGACGGCGTGTGGCGCGACCTGCGCCCGGTGCTGGGGCGAGCGGTGGACTTCGGGGGCCTGGACCCCGCCTCGCACCGCCGGTTCCTGGATGTCCACATGCGCCACCACAACCGGCTCGCCAACGGGGCCGCGCTGGAGGTCATGGACAAGGTGCTCGCCCTGGTGCGCGACGGCCTGGTCGACGTCTCGGTCGGCCCCGACGCCCGCGTCGGCCCCGCCGAGGGCGGCTGGCTGGTCACCGGGCCGCACACCGGGGCCGCCCGCCGGGTCGACGTGCTCGTCGACGCCAAGGTGCACGCCTTCGACCCGACGGCCGACGTGCTGCCGCTCTACCCGAACCTGCTGCGCCGAGGCCTGGTGCGCCAGTGGGCCAACCCCGGCGACGGCTCCGCCCCGCCGTTCCACCCCGGCGGCCTCGACCTGACCGAGGACTTCCACCCCGTCACCGACGGCGGCGCGGACACCCGCCTGACCTTCCTCGGCCCGCCCAGCGAGGGCGTCCAGTTCTTCCAGCTCGGCGCGCTGCGCCCGCAGCAGAACCACCACGTCATGCGCGACGTCCTGGCCTGGCTGCGCCCGTTCTGGGCGCAGGCGAAGGCGAAGGCGAAGGCGCGGGCGAGCGCCCCGAGCGCGCGCTGA
- a CDS encoding 2-aminoethylphosphonate aminotransferase: MLLNPGPVVVHPEVRAALSWPDVCHRESEALDAMTRVRAKATAVCGGDERHTSVLLAGSGTAALEAAFSSVVPPDGKVLVLDNGNYGDRVHRIVSVHGIAEEHLEFGWTNPIDPDAVDRALAADPAITHVGLVHHETSTGMLNPLRAIGEVVAGHGRSLVVDGISSVGAEEFDMTEDHVDWLVGTANKCLEGLPGTSFVCGRRDALDALADVPARTFYLDLHGHHVAQDRVGAPLFTPAVQVLFAFERALDLVLAEGVRARAARYRDLASRLRAGFAERGFEFLLPEEHRAGSVTNLRVPHGIDYADLHDALKEEGFVVYGVQARLGQVFRVANMGQLDPSTPEDFLAALDRALERLGAVKASA, from the coding sequence GTGCTGCTCAACCCCGGTCCCGTCGTCGTCCACCCCGAGGTCCGCGCCGCCCTGTCCTGGCCGGACGTGTGCCACCGCGAGTCCGAGGCGCTCGACGCCATGACGCGCGTGCGTGCCAAGGCCACCGCCGTGTGCGGCGGCGACGAGCGCCACACCAGCGTGCTGCTGGCCGGTTCCGGCACCGCCGCGCTGGAGGCCGCCTTCTCCTCCGTCGTGCCGCCGGACGGCAAGGTCCTGGTGCTGGACAACGGCAACTACGGCGACCGCGTGCACCGCATCGTCTCGGTGCACGGCATCGCCGAGGAGCACCTGGAGTTCGGCTGGACCAACCCGATCGACCCGGACGCCGTCGACCGCGCCCTCGCCGCCGATCCGGCGATCACGCACGTCGGCCTGGTCCACCACGAGACCAGCACCGGGATGCTCAACCCGCTGCGCGCGATCGGCGAGGTCGTCGCCGGGCACGGGCGCTCCCTGGTCGTCGACGGCATCAGCAGCGTCGGCGCCGAGGAGTTCGACATGACCGAGGACCACGTCGACTGGCTGGTGGGCACCGCCAACAAGTGCCTGGAAGGCTTACCGGGCACCAGCTTCGTGTGCGGCAGGCGCGACGCGCTGGACGCGCTCGCCGACGTGCCCGCCCGCACCTTCTACCTGGACCTGCACGGCCACCACGTCGCCCAGGACCGGGTGGGCGCCCCCCTGTTCACCCCGGCTGTGCAGGTCCTGTTCGCGTTCGAGCGGGCGCTGGACCTGGTGCTCGCCGAGGGCGTGCGGGCCCGCGCCGCCCGCTACCGCGACCTCGCCTCCCGGCTGCGCGCCGGGTTCGCCGAGCGCGGCTTCGAGTTCCTGCTGCCCGAGGAGCACCGCGCGGGCAGCGTCACCAACCTGCGCGTGCCGCATGGGATCGACTACGCCGACCTGCACGACGCGCTCAAGGAGGAGGGCTTCGTCGTCTACGGTGTGCAGGCGCGCCTCGGCCAGGTGTTCCGGGTGGCCAACATGGGCCAGCTCGACCCGTCCACCCCGGAGGACTTCCTCGCCGCGCTCGACCGCGCGCTGGAGCGCCTGGGCGCCGTGAAGGCGAGCGCGTGA
- a CDS encoding non-ribosomal peptide synthetase: MPSPAGPFRSPQTDAEPVRLTRAFAAAVARHADLPAVVSDTGALTYAELDRRSAGWAGHLAFLGVAPGEVVAVERSADPGSVAALLAVLRAGAIVLPLDPVLPGARRDGLLAATGARGVLAHRAGSWSLDGLPLLDKPSVDVEHPHAYVFTTSGSTGTPKAVLGAHSGLGHFLAWQRDAFGIGPGDLVAQLTGWSFDVCLRELFTPLVSGAAVVLPPPGPPTGARVFEFAARTGVTVLHAVPSLARRWLAEARPLPSVRATFFAGEQLTGELVTAWRRAVPGAVVNLYGPTETTLAKFAHVVPDPAPAGPLPVGSPLPGVEAALVDGGLETARADGAEGEIVLRTRHRGAGYLDGNPFHPNPFTDDPDDLLYRTGDLGRFDEDGLLRVLGRVDDQVKVRGVRLALREVGAALDAAPGVRQAAVVRRDGPDGVELVAFVAGGPVPAAVLRAAVLDRLPAAAVPAEFVFLPEIPLLPNGKVDRRALGETVATAPAPVRPEWDGLAGLVAGICRDVLGRAPERPEQDLFDLGADSLTAVEIAARLEDELAFEVPLGLVYQEPTVARIVDALRGLGVRA, encoded by the coding sequence ATGCCCAGCCCCGCAGGCCCGTTCCGCTCCCCGCAGACCGACGCCGAGCCGGTGCGGCTCACCCGCGCGTTCGCGGCGGCGGTCGCCCGGCACGCCGACCTGCCCGCCGTCGTCTCGGACACCGGGGCGCTCACCTACGCCGAACTGGACCGCCGCTCGGCGGGCTGGGCGGGCCACCTGGCCTTCCTCGGCGTCGCCCCCGGCGAGGTGGTGGCGGTGGAGCGGTCCGCCGACCCCGGCTCGGTGGCCGCGCTGCTGGCCGTGCTGCGGGCGGGCGCGATCGTGCTGCCGCTGGACCCGGTGCTGCCGGGTGCCCGGCGCGACGGGCTGCTCGCCGCGACCGGCGCGCGCGGCGTGCTCGCCCACCGCGCGGGCTCCTGGTCGCTCGACGGGCTGCCCCTGCTGGATAAGCCCTCGGTGGACGTCGAGCACCCGCACGCCTACGTGTTCACCACCTCCGGCAGCACCGGCACGCCCAAGGCGGTGCTGGGCGCGCACTCCGGACTCGGGCACTTCCTGGCCTGGCAGCGCGACGCGTTCGGCATCGGGCCCGGCGACCTGGTCGCCCAGCTCACCGGCTGGTCGTTCGACGTGTGCCTGCGCGAGCTGTTCACCCCGTTGGTGTCCGGCGCGGCGGTCGTCCTGCCGCCGCCGGGGCCGCCGACGGGCGCGCGGGTGTTCGAGTTCGCCGCCCGCACCGGGGTCACCGTGCTGCACGCCGTGCCCTCGCTCGCCCGCCGCTGGCTCGCCGAGGCGCGTCCGCTGCCGTCCGTGCGGGCCACGTTCTTCGCGGGTGAGCAGCTGACCGGCGAGCTGGTGACCGCGTGGCGGCGCGCGGTGCCCGGCGCGGTGGTCAACCTGTACGGACCGACCGAGACCACGCTGGCGAAGTTCGCGCACGTCGTCCCCGACCCGGCCCCGGCGGGCCCGCTGCCGGTCGGCTCGCCGCTGCCCGGTGTGGAGGCCGCGCTGGTCGACGGTGGGCTGGAGACCGCGCGCGCCGATGGCGCCGAGGGGGAGATCGTGCTGCGCACGCGCCACCGCGGCGCGGGCTACCTGGACGGGAACCCCTTCCACCCCAACCCGTTCACCGACGACCCCGACGACCTGCTCTACCGGACCGGCGACCTCGGCCGGTTCGACGAGGACGGGCTGCTGCGGGTGCTCGGGCGGGTCGACGACCAGGTGAAGGTGCGCGGGGTGCGGCTGGCGCTGCGCGAGGTCGGGGCGGCGCTCGACGCGGCGCCCGGCGTGCGGCAGGCCGCGGTGGTGCGTCGGGACGGACCGGACGGGGTCGAGCTGGTGGCGTTCGTGGCGGGCGGGCCGGTGCCTGCGGCGGTGCTGCGGGCGGCGGTGCTCGACCGGCTGCCCGCCGCCGCGGTGCCCGCCGAGTTCGTGTTCCTGCCGGAGATCCCGCTGCTGCCCAACGGGAAGGTGGACCGGCGGGCGCTGGGTGAGACCGTCGCCACCGCGCCCGCCCCGGTCCGGCCGGAGTGGGACGGGCTGGCCGGGCTGGTCGCCGGGATCTGCCGGGACGTGCTCGGCCGCGCGCCCGAGCGGCCCGAGCAGGACCTGTTCGACCTCGGCGCGGACTCGCTTACGGCCGTGGAGATCGCCGCCAGGCTGGAGGACGAGCTGGCGTTCGAGGTGCCGCTAGGGCTGGTCTACCAGGAGCCGACCGTGGCGCGGATCGTCGACGCGCTGCGCGGGCTGGGGGTGCGGGCGTGA
- a CDS encoding isocitrate lyase/phosphoenolpyruvate mutase family protein, translated as MHRNEYPTFRSLVERGRVVRVAGAHDALGGVLAQQAGFDAVWASSLEISAARCLPDASLLTMTEYLESAANTQKALSVPVVADVDTGYGGNLNVAHMVHEYEAAGITAVAIEDKLFPKMNSFAAHGHPLLETEAFAAKIRTAKNAQRGEDFFVIARTEALISGLGLDEALHRCHAYADAGADAVLIHSKSKTREQVVAFLAEWRGRLPVVVVPTTYPDWHIDTAERDGVSVVIYANQGMRAVVSSLRAAFATIHRDGDSTALEGSIAPVADIFQLQQLSAWQKLDA; from the coding sequence ATGCACCGCAACGAGTACCCGACCTTCCGCAGCCTCGTCGAGCGCGGCCGGGTGGTCCGCGTCGCCGGAGCGCACGACGCGCTCGGCGGGGTACTGGCCCAGCAGGCGGGCTTCGACGCCGTGTGGGCGTCCAGCCTGGAGATCTCGGCGGCGCGCTGCCTGCCCGACGCCAGCCTGCTGACCATGACCGAGTACCTGGAGAGCGCGGCCAACACCCAGAAGGCGCTCAGCGTGCCGGTGGTGGCCGACGTCGACACCGGCTACGGCGGCAACCTCAACGTCGCGCACATGGTGCACGAGTACGAGGCCGCGGGCATCACCGCCGTCGCCATCGAGGACAAGCTCTTCCCGAAGATGAACAGCTTCGCCGCCCACGGGCACCCGCTGCTGGAGACCGAGGCGTTCGCGGCGAAGATCCGCACCGCCAAGAACGCCCAGCGGGGCGAGGACTTCTTCGTCATCGCCCGCACCGAGGCGCTCATCAGCGGCCTCGGCCTGGACGAGGCGCTGCACCGGTGCCACGCCTACGCCGACGCGGGGGCGGACGCGGTGCTCATCCACTCCAAGTCCAAGACCCGCGAGCAGGTGGTGGCCTTCCTGGCCGAGTGGCGGGGCAGGCTGCCGGTCGTGGTGGTGCCCACCACCTACCCGGACTGGCACATCGACACCGCCGAGCGCGACGGGGTGTCGGTGGTGATCTACGCCAACCAGGGGATGCGCGCGGTGGTCAGCTCCCTGCGGGCCGCGTTCGCCACCATCCACCGCGACGGCGACTCGACCGCCCTGGAGGGCAGCATCGCGCCGGTGGCGGACATCTTCCAGCTCCAGCAGCTGTCCGCGTGGCAGAAGCTCGACGCCTGA